One part of the Methanomassiliicoccales archaeon genome encodes these proteins:
- a CDS encoding flavodoxin family protein yields MNGGEPDDVLLKEIAEFLSKALGEEDWEIDILELGDMEIAGCMGCFRCWIETPGICVTDDISREITRKMISSDLLIYLTPIVFGGYSYHLKKAVDRMISNVHPFFVKVNGEIHHGKRYDRYPSLTGIGIIDYHSEPEERTFRELVARNAMNMHAPRFSSAVIVRTNTAESRQENLVKPLRNVGVVE; encoded by the coding sequence ATGAATGGAGGCGAACCTGACGACGTGCTGTTGAAGGAGATCGCCGAGTTTCTCTCGAAAGCTTTGGGAGAAGAGGATTGGGAGATAGACATCCTTGAACTGGGAGATATGGAAATAGCCGGATGCATGGGATGTTTTCGGTGCTGGATAGAGACCCCTGGGATTTGCGTGACTGATGATATCTCAAGGGAGATCACCCGGAAGATGATATCCAGTGATCTGCTCATCTATTTGACACCGATAGTCTTCGGCGGATACTCGTATCATCTGAAGAAGGCGGTTGACCGCATGATATCCAATGTCCATCCATTCTTCGTGAAGGTCAATGGTGAGATCCACCACGGAAAGCGATATGATCGATACCCTTCATTAACTGGCATAGGAATAATTGATTATCACAGCGAGCCAGAAGAGAGGACATTCAGGGAATTGGTTGCCCGAAACGCGATGAACATGCACGCACCCAGATTCTCATCAGCAGTAATTGTCAGAACCAATACCGCAGAATCGAGACAAGAGAATCTTGTGAAACCTCTCAGGAATGTGGGGGTAGTCGAATGA
- a CDS encoding cation-translocating P-type ATPase, translating to MVTGSEDQRHASPGHKRLEWISYPIIRYPLMGGVIAAVTFTIHLLTDIPSWVTIPPYIVSMLLGGYHWGWEAFEVLIEERRVNIGILMLFALIGSAAVGLWEEAAFLAVLYGAAEGVEEATYTRTRESIRDLLDLVPRTATVLDGGREREVPAEELHVGDIVVILPGEYLVSDGIIVNGRTSINESPVTGESIPVQKGEGQEVFAGTVNQEGSIEVRVTREFEDNTISRIIHLVEEAQEVKGRSQQFIERFGRVYTPLILLIAGLLVVFPFMLGWEIDDWVERSVIFLVASAPCALVMSTPVAIAAGIGRSGRSGVLIKGGVHLENLGKVSCVAFDKTGTITTGYPMVTDVVPISREEREVLQLAASAERRSQHPLARALLERARLDKVELLEGSDHVSLIGFGVRASIGSDEIYVGQPSIFNEMETPLPDPQILDSLEREGKAAVLVGTAKNVLGIIAFRDEPRTDCRSAVEELNVLGIRTVMLTGDNRIAASSIADMVGIDVVRAELTPEQKIEAIRELKEECGIVAMVGDGINDAPALAESSVGIAMGAAGTDAAIQASDVALMSDDISRVPYAVRMGRRARIIGRQNIAFSIIVLAILIPSALLGVLSVATAVIFHEASELIAVANGVRAGRDP from the coding sequence ATGGTCACTGGATCCGAGGATCAGAGGCATGCTTCCCCCGGTCACAAGAGGTTGGAATGGATATCCTACCCCATCATCAGGTACCCCCTCATGGGGGGAGTCATCGCCGCGGTGACGTTCACAATTCATCTTCTGACCGATATTCCCTCTTGGGTGACCATCCCACCCTACATCGTCTCTATGCTCCTGGGCGGTTATCATTGGGGCTGGGAGGCGTTCGAGGTCCTGATCGAGGAGAGGAGAGTGAACATCGGGATCCTGATGCTGTTCGCCCTCATCGGTTCCGCGGCCGTAGGGCTCTGGGAGGAGGCCGCCTTCCTGGCCGTCCTGTACGGTGCGGCCGAGGGAGTGGAGGAGGCCACCTACACCAGGACCAGGGAATCGATAAGGGACCTGCTCGATCTGGTCCCCAGGACCGCGACGGTTCTGGATGGTGGCAGGGAGAGGGAGGTTCCGGCGGAGGAGCTCCATGTCGGCGACATCGTGGTGATACTACCGGGAGAGTACCTGGTCTCCGACGGGATCATAGTCAACGGGAGGACCAGCATCAACGAGTCTCCAGTGACTGGCGAGTCCATCCCGGTCCAGAAGGGCGAGGGTCAGGAGGTCTTCGCTGGAACCGTGAACCAGGAAGGATCCATCGAGGTCAGGGTGACCAGGGAGTTCGAGGACAACACCATCTCCCGCATCATCCATCTTGTCGAGGAGGCCCAGGAGGTCAAGGGCAGGTCCCAGCAGTTCATCGAACGCTTCGGGAGGGTGTACACCCCTCTCATCCTTCTAATCGCAGGTCTTTTGGTCGTTTTCCCCTTCATGCTGGGTTGGGAGATCGACGATTGGGTGGAGAGGTCCGTGATATTCCTGGTGGCCTCTGCGCCATGCGCACTGGTCATGTCCACCCCGGTGGCCATCGCCGCGGGAATCGGCCGTTCTGGGAGAAGCGGTGTGCTCATCAAGGGAGGGGTGCACCTGGAGAACCTTGGAAAGGTGAGCTGCGTCGCGTTCGACAAGACCGGGACCATCACCACCGGTTATCCGATGGTGACCGATGTGGTGCCGATCTCGAGGGAGGAGCGGGAGGTGCTTCAGCTGGCTGCCAGTGCCGAGCGGAGGTCCCAGCACCCTCTGGCAAGAGCCCTTCTCGAGCGGGCCAGACTCGACAAGGTGGAACTGTTGGAAGGCTCCGACCACGTCTCTCTGATAGGGTTTGGAGTCAGGGCGTCCATAGGAAGTGACGAGATCTATGTCGGGCAGCCTTCCATATTCAACGAGATGGAAACCCCCTTGCCCGACCCTCAGATACTCGATTCCTTGGAGAGAGAGGGAAAGGCAGCCGTCCTGGTCGGGACTGCAAAGAATGTTCTCGGAATCATCGCCTTCCGGGACGAGCCGAGAACGGACTGCAGGTCCGCGGTCGAGGAGCTGAATGTGCTGGGCATAAGAACGGTGATGCTCACAGGAGACAACCGCATCGCGGCATCCTCCATTGCCGATATGGTGGGGATCGATGTTGTGAGGGCTGAGCTGACACCCGAGCAAAAGATAGAGGCCATCAGAGAGCTGAAGGAGGAATGCGGCATCGTGGCAATGGTGGGCGATGGCATCAACGACGCTCCAGCCCTAGCGGAGTCATCAGTGGGGATAGCCATGGGAGCGGCGGGTACCGATGCCGCCATCCAAGCCTCGGACGTGGCGCTGATGTCCGATGACATATCCAGGGTACCATACGCGGTGAGGATGGGAAGGAGGGCCCGCATCATAGGCAGGCAGAACATAGCATTCTCGATAATCGTGCTGGCCATCCTGATCCCCTCAGCGCTACTGGGAGTTCTCTCTGTGGCGACCGCCGTCATCTTCCACGAGGCTTCCGAGTTAATCGCGGTCGCCAACGGTGTGCGGGCGGGAAGAGATCCCTAG
- a CDS encoding citrate (Si)-synthase yields the protein MLALEEGYDLENTGLRGVSAATTRVSMVDGERGQLFYRGYNIEDLATKSNFEEVAYLLVHQKMPNRKELETFSRTLAERRKLPGKLLSMLENYPKSAWTIDVLQSAVAVMGDLILYKEKGTRELDLQQGTSIIAKMPSLVAAWYRMKNGLEIVQPDQGLSHAASFLYMLNGEKPEPEMARVFDASMVLHAEHTFNASTFTARVIASTGADIFAAVSGAIGSLSGELHGGANEKVMLNLMNIGELEKVEAWVNEALEKGVRIAGMGHAVYRTMDPRARIIRTMLDDLPDKGGKWLEMSRMIADISHQQILERKGLSLYPNIDLYSGALYYSLGIPSVLFTPVFAVARTTGWVAHFLEEKYPTPPVKPVLYRPSATYIGHYHGDTGRRYIPIDDRK from the coding sequence ATGCTGGCTTTGGAAGAGGGTTACGATCTAGAGAACACAGGGCTCAGGGGCGTGAGCGCTGCGACCACTAGGGTTAGCATGGTTGACGGTGAAAGGGGACAGCTCTTCTACCGCGGATACAACATAGAAGATCTCGCAACGAAATCGAACTTCGAGGAGGTCGCCTACTTGCTGGTCCACCAGAAGATGCCCAACAGGAAGGAGCTTGAAACCTTCTCAAGAACTCTCGCGGAAAGGAGGAAACTCCCGGGAAAGCTTCTATCCATGCTTGAGAACTATCCAAAAAGCGCCTGGACGATAGATGTCCTTCAGTCAGCTGTAGCCGTCATGGGGGACCTGATACTCTACAAGGAAAAGGGAACGAGAGAGCTTGACTTGCAGCAAGGGACATCCATAATCGCTAAGATGCCATCACTGGTGGCAGCCTGGTACAGAATGAAGAATGGATTGGAAATTGTGCAGCCGGATCAGGGGCTCTCGCACGCCGCGAGCTTCCTGTACATGCTCAATGGAGAGAAACCGGAACCTGAGATGGCCAGAGTATTCGATGCCTCTATGGTGCTGCACGCAGAACACACCTTCAACGCTTCCACATTCACTGCAAGGGTGATCGCTTCCACGGGAGCTGACATCTTCGCTGCGGTTTCGGGCGCTATTGGTTCCCTGTCAGGAGAACTCCATGGTGGTGCTAATGAAAAGGTCATGCTCAATCTAATGAATATCGGGGAGCTTGAGAAGGTGGAAGCCTGGGTCAACGAAGCCCTCGAAAAGGGTGTGAGAATCGCCGGCATGGGGCACGCCGTCTACAGGACCATGGACCCTAGGGCTCGGATCATCAGGACTATGCTCGATGATCTTCCCGACAAAGGAGGGAAGTGGCTGGAAATGAGCAGGATGATAGCCGATATCTCTCATCAGCAGATCCTGGAAAGGAAGGGCCTGTCACTATACCCTAATATCGACCTCTACAGTGGTGCGCTCTACTACTCGCTTGGCATTCCATCGGTTCTGTTCACCCCTGTATTCGCAGTTGCTCGTACCACAGGATGGGTAGCTCACTTCTTGGAAGAGAAGTATCCTACACCTCCCGTCAAACCTGTACTCTACCGTCCTTCCGCTACCTACATCGGACACTACCACGGTGATACTGGGCGAAGATATATCCCCATTGATGATAGGAAATAA
- a CDS encoding CBS domain-containing protein, with the protein MPGRFGEMLHSHSMGKMMNEPIRNMVTKRLIGVIAGTPIRVGVQRMVEFDISFLVITRDGKIVGFMTDSDIKRAVADGVTMDAPVEEIMTPDPISVDINTTVREALDTMSRKRVTRLVVTNDGEVEGIVTLRDLEDISRQKIETFISRE; encoded by the coding sequence ATGCCAGGGAGGTTTGGTGAAATGCTACACAGCCATTCGATGGGAAAGATGATGAACGAGCCGATAAGGAACATGGTGACCAAGAGGCTCATTGGGGTAATAGCCGGAACTCCAATCAGGGTGGGGGTACAGAGGATGGTCGAGTTCGACATCAGCTTCTTGGTGATAACCAGGGATGGAAAGATCGTGGGCTTCATGACCGACTCTGACATTAAGCGAGCAGTTGCGGATGGAGTTACCATGGATGCCCCGGTGGAAGAAATCATGACCCCCGATCCGATATCTGTGGACATCAACACCACTGTGAGGGAAGCATTGGACACAATGTCCCGGAAGAGGGTGACCAGGCTGGTGGTGACCAATGACGGAGAGGTCGAGGGCATAGTTACCCTACGAGACCTTGAGGACATTAGCAGGCAGAAGATCGAGACATTCATCTCTAGGGAGTAG
- a CDS encoding phosphoenolpyruvate carboxykinase (GTP), whose product MKPAELQELIETINNLPSMPNVTIPNHSDLRREAEQYAQVTEFGNHAFASCVKNRSAGLTVYIGEGEIPQKKLNSDQESILRKLPKTLEKVRRYLEKAPLYQLRLTMGDNSEFTPHCTMFLSRYKKECCRLAYMAAQTLFERSDTPGPEMTLIDIPEWQEKDRQILVFPDERLTLVLGSDYYGEVKKGFLRMAMWEAKKRGMLGLHAGSKMIRAMGRDGKLRRIGMIIFGLTATGKTTHSCHNHDLDGEGEGVEIVQDDVVFLHKDGSALGSERGYFIKTDGLTLDDQPLLYHAASQKDALFENVLVDYQGKVYFQDETLTGNGRGIIQRRDLGDSMSPKINLPSLKEMDKLIVAFITRRNTVLPIATRLTPAQAAGAFMLGESIESTGGDPKRAGDSVRVVGTNPFIIGDESTEGNWFYDFLMETKEKVECYQLNTGGVGEIMERLPDGTKKMIRKVTRVEISEMASIIRGICRETIDWIGEPNFETMVPRSVEGADLDRLDPLRFYEKEEVEKMVRQLRKERVDYMLRFKNLNKDILDSYTE is encoded by the coding sequence TTGAAGCCTGCTGAACTCCAGGAACTGATCGAGACCATCAATAACCTGCCCAGTATGCCGAATGTCACAATACCTAATCATTCTGATCTTAGGAGGGAGGCCGAGCAGTATGCCCAAGTCACAGAGTTTGGCAACCATGCTTTCGCTTCTTGCGTCAAGAACCGATCGGCGGGACTTACCGTCTACATTGGTGAGGGGGAGATACCCCAGAAGAAACTCAATTCCGACCAGGAATCCATCCTCCGGAAACTTCCAAAGACCCTTGAAAAAGTACGGAGATACCTGGAGAAGGCTCCCCTATATCAACTGAGACTCACAATGGGTGATAATTCGGAGTTCACCCCCCATTGCACCATGTTCCTCTCCAGATACAAGAAGGAATGCTGCAGGCTTGCGTACATGGCGGCCCAGACCCTTTTCGAGCGAAGTGACACACCGGGTCCAGAGATGACCCTGATCGACATACCTGAGTGGCAGGAGAAGGATAGGCAGATCCTGGTGTTCCCCGATGAGCGGCTAACATTGGTGCTCGGTAGCGATTACTATGGGGAGGTGAAGAAGGGGTTCCTTCGAATGGCCATGTGGGAGGCCAAGAAGAGGGGGATGCTGGGCCTTCACGCAGGCTCAAAGATGATACGAGCCATGGGCAGAGATGGCAAGCTCAGAAGGATTGGAATGATCATTTTCGGTCTGACCGCCACGGGTAAAACAACGCACTCCTGCCACAATCATGATCTAGATGGCGAAGGGGAGGGCGTTGAGATCGTTCAGGATGATGTTGTATTCCTTCACAAGGACGGCTCGGCCCTCGGCAGTGAGCGGGGTTACTTCATCAAGACCGACGGTCTCACACTTGATGACCAACCCCTCCTGTACCACGCGGCGAGTCAGAAGGACGCGCTCTTCGAGAACGTGCTTGTGGATTATCAGGGAAAGGTGTACTTCCAAGACGAGACCCTCACTGGAAACGGTAGAGGAATTATCCAGAGACGCGACCTTGGAGACAGCATGAGCCCCAAGATCAACCTTCCATCACTGAAGGAGATGGACAAGCTAATCGTGGCCTTCATCACCAGGAGGAACACCGTTCTGCCTATTGCGACCAGGCTTACTCCGGCCCAGGCAGCTGGTGCCTTCATGTTGGGAGAATCGATCGAGTCAACCGGGGGGGATCCCAAAAGGGCAGGAGATTCCGTCAGGGTAGTGGGAACCAACCCATTCATCATCGGTGACGAGTCGACTGAGGGCAACTGGTTCTATGACTTTCTGATGGAGACCAAGGAAAAGGTAGAATGCTACCAGTTGAACACTGGTGGCGTTGGTGAGATAATGGAGAGACTTCCTGATGGCACAAAGAAGATGATTAGGAAGGTCACCAGAGTTGAGATATCCGAGATGGCGAGCATCATCCGGGGAATATGCAGGGAGACCATAGACTGGATAGGTGAACCCAACTTCGAGACCATGGTTCCCAGAAGTGTCGAAGGAGCGGATCTGGACCGTTTGGACCCTCTCAGATTCTACGAGAAGGAAGAGGTGGAGAAGATGGTCAGACAACTCAGAAAAGAGAGAGTGGATTACATGTTGAGGTTCAAGAATCTCAATAAGGACATATTGGATTCGTACACTGAGTGA
- a CDS encoding metallophosphoesterase: MRILHISDTHVGSEAHFNEPSLVTIIEEIMNGDFDVVIHTGDVTQTGMLSEYEKARDLFSGLKTPVIFMPGNHDARAGGLELFEKYIGPPNGIREIGDALIIYVNSAFEDGNEGRVGMVKFNMIKDALNEYSDKRVKVLAMHHHIIPVPLSGRERNILLNAGDILDLVIKGDVDLVLSGHRHYPNLYRIENTVFINAGTVSGTKTRYGDVNSMNIIEVGEDGQRIVTRRIGRRDEIASLPRKDKRVYSYFGKRVFRVVHMSNTFISDTNAFLEVQFKNAMAKICELSPDIIVHCGGIVREGIPLYYDKAFELFSECEIPIVFSPAGRDINYLGYHLFQTYFGPFEQEFSNGEILFLGLYSPQYDSLSGSIGAFERRNLEERLNKAKERTKVVFLHHNVLPVPHSREKGLLEDSGDVLKTLVDSGVDLVLTGTSSHANAAMVNDAIVVNANSLSSPYQRSLFGNSFNLIDIYEGAIAISEVNSLWGNRRLLGIWDRRRAPAPFDRSS; the protein is encoded by the coding sequence ATGCGCATCCTTCATATCTCGGACACCCACGTGGGCTCCGAGGCCCACTTCAACGAGCCCTCTTTGGTGACGATCATCGAGGAGATCATGAATGGGGATTTCGACGTCGTAATACATACAGGCGATGTCACCCAAACCGGGATGCTGAGTGAGTATGAGAAAGCGAGGGATCTGTTCTCGGGTCTGAAGACTCCCGTCATATTCATGCCAGGCAATCACGACGCTAGAGCGGGGGGCCTGGAACTTTTCGAGAAGTATATCGGCCCACCCAACGGGATCCGAGAGATCGGGGATGCTTTAATAATCTATGTCAACAGCGCCTTCGAGGACGGTAACGAGGGCAGGGTGGGGATGGTCAAATTCAACATGATAAAGGACGCCCTGAACGAGTACAGCGACAAGCGCGTAAAGGTCCTGGCCATGCACCATCATATCATTCCAGTACCTCTCAGTGGAAGGGAGAGGAATATACTGCTGAACGCGGGGGACATCCTGGATCTGGTCATCAAGGGCGATGTGGACCTCGTGCTGTCAGGGCATCGACATTATCCCAATCTCTACAGGATAGAGAACACGGTGTTCATCAACGCCGGTACAGTGTCCGGTACCAAGACACGTTACGGGGATGTCAACTCGATGAACATCATAGAGGTTGGCGAGGATGGGCAGAGGATAGTTACCCGGAGGATTGGAAGGAGGGACGAGATCGCCTCCTTGCCAAGGAAGGATAAGAGGGTGTACTCCTACTTCGGGAAGAGGGTGTTCAGGGTAGTACACATGTCCAATACCTTCATCTCAGACACCAACGCCTTCCTCGAGGTCCAGTTCAAGAATGCAATGGCCAAGATATGCGAGCTATCGCCAGATATCATAGTGCACTGCGGCGGCATCGTGCGGGAGGGCATCCCCCTCTATTACGACAAGGCATTCGAGCTGTTCTCGGAGTGTGAGATCCCGATCGTATTCTCACCCGCAGGAAGGGACATCAACTACCTCGGATACCATCTGTTCCAGACTTATTTTGGACCCTTCGAGCAGGAGTTCTCCAACGGGGAGATTCTTTTCCTTGGTCTGTACTCCCCTCAGTACGACTCCCTTTCGGGGTCGATTGGGGCCTTCGAGCGAAGGAACCTGGAGGAGAGGTTGAATAAGGCAAAGGAGCGGACCAAGGTCGTGTTCTTGCACCATAATGTGTTGCCAGTGCCTCACAGCAGGGAGAAGGGTTTGCTGGAGGACAGCGGGGATGTCCTCAAGACATTGGTCGATTCCGGGGTCGATCTCGTTCTGACGGGGACGTCCTCGCATGCCAACGCCGCCATGGTCAACGATGCCATAGTGGTAAACGCTAACTCACTGAGCAGCCCCTATCAGAGGAGCCTGTTCGGTAACTCGTTCAACCTGATAGACATCTACGAGGGGGCGATAGCGATATCAGAGGTGAACAGCCTGTGGGGCAACCGCAGGCTGCTGGGCATCTGGGACAGGCGAAGGGCGCCGGCACCGTTCGACAGGTCATCCTAG
- a CDS encoding NAD(P)H-dependent oxidoreductase, with the protein MTIKKALLLVGSPKGNGSNSYSLGSFLMKKLSENGVETTTMMVKDMLGSEGRIKDMLREIDITELIVLAFPLYVDSLPAMDIKLLQIISEHRSGSTDKKGFIPIVNCGFPEVHHNGTAISICRNFASRANLEWRGGLSLGGGMAIASRPLEETGGVTRNIIKSLKMAAQSLAMGEPIPKESEERMALPVAPKWIFIRVGNRWWKKQAKENGVENELNARPYADD; encoded by the coding sequence ATGACCATCAAGAAAGCCCTTCTTTTAGTAGGGAGTCCCAAGGGGAATGGGAGCAATTCTTACTCGTTAGGATCTTTTCTCATGAAGAAACTTAGCGAAAATGGGGTTGAGACAACCACCATGATGGTCAAGGACATGCTTGGGTCTGAGGGGAGGATCAAAGATATGCTTAGGGAGATCGATATTACAGAGCTCATTGTCCTAGCCTTCCCGCTTTATGTCGACAGCCTTCCCGCTATGGACATCAAACTTCTCCAAATCATCTCAGAACACCGCTCCGGTTCAACCGATAAGAAAGGATTCATTCCGATAGTGAATTGCGGATTTCCCGAGGTACACCATAATGGAACCGCGATATCCATATGCAGAAACTTCGCCTCAAGGGCGAATCTTGAATGGAGAGGTGGTCTTTCTCTAGGGGGTGGAATGGCCATTGCCAGTAGACCATTGGAAGAAACTGGTGGTGTTACTCGTAACATTATCAAGTCCCTGAAGATGGCCGCCCAATCTCTAGCCATGGGAGAGCCGATACCGAAGGAATCTGAGGAGAGGATGGCCCTTCCCGTCGCCCCCAAATGGATATTCATAAGAGTGGGTAACAGATGGTGGAAGAAGCAAGCGAAGGAGAACGGGGTTGAGAATGAGCTGAATGCTCGTCCGTATGCCGATGATTAG
- a CDS encoding radical SAM protein, protein MRSKAFSTCRLCGSERMEISLELGVCRECLLQEEKARAIAELVHNKSRRRFGLLESPPGKGIPCGQCGNGCSIPTGETGYCGVRWAKNDEVLGLPNQEALVTAYDDPHPTNCVADWVCPGGSEVGFPRYSHTPGPERRFVNLAVFYGACTFDCLFCQNWHFREMTSSLQPRMSSESIARMVSPMTSCICFFGGDPTPFIQHSISVAELSREVKGIRRMCWETNGSMSSKWALRIGEIALETGGCVKIDLKAFDDRMHRALCGRSNSQTLENLKILGEMTDKRREVPLLVVSTLMVPGYVNEDEITLISNYLAEIDPTIPYSLLAFHPAYLMNDLPTTSRSQAEACFNAALEAGMENVKIGNEWLLR, encoded by the coding sequence ATGAGAAGCAAAGCATTCTCGACCTGCCGACTTTGCGGTTCTGAGCGAATGGAGATATCCTTAGAGCTGGGCGTATGTAGGGAGTGCTTGCTTCAAGAGGAGAAGGCTAGAGCGATTGCAGAGCTGGTGCATAACAAGAGTAGGAGACGATTCGGCCTTCTCGAGTCCCCTCCAGGGAAAGGCATTCCATGCGGCCAGTGCGGAAATGGTTGCTCGATACCTACTGGAGAAACTGGTTACTGTGGAGTGAGGTGGGCCAAGAATGATGAGGTGTTGGGTCTGCCTAACCAAGAAGCTCTGGTCACTGCATATGATGATCCACACCCCACTAATTGCGTGGCGGATTGGGTATGTCCAGGAGGAAGCGAAGTCGGATTCCCGAGGTACTCGCACACTCCAGGACCAGAGAGGAGATTCGTGAACCTGGCCGTATTCTACGGAGCCTGCACATTCGACTGCCTCTTCTGCCAGAACTGGCATTTTCGAGAGATGACGAGCTCCCTCCAACCAAGAATGTCTTCAGAATCAATAGCACGTATGGTCAGTCCAATGACCTCTTGCATCTGTTTCTTTGGTGGAGATCCCACTCCTTTCATTCAGCATTCAATATCTGTGGCCGAGCTTTCCAGAGAAGTGAAGGGGATCAGAAGGATGTGTTGGGAGACCAATGGGTCAATGTCCTCAAAATGGGCATTGAGAATAGGTGAAATAGCCTTAGAGACAGGGGGGTGTGTCAAGATCGACCTAAAGGCGTTTGACGATCGAATGCACAGGGCACTGTGTGGAAGGAGCAATAGTCAAACACTGGAGAACCTGAAAATCCTTGGTGAGATGACTGATAAAAGAAGGGAAGTGCCTTTGCTGGTGGTCTCGACGCTCATGGTTCCGGGTTACGTGAACGAGGATGAGATCACCTTGATCTCCAACTACCTTGCAGAAATCGATCCTACGATCCCTTATTCTCTTCTTGCATTCCACCCTGCCTACTTGATGAACGATCTTCCCACCACCTCGAGGAGTCAGGCGGAGGCGTGCTTCAACGCGGCATTAGAGGCCGGAATGGAGAATGTCAAGATAGGTAATGAATGGCTGTTACGGTGA
- a CDS encoding zinc ribbon domain-containing protein, whose protein sequence is MRYCPSCGSANEDWAIFCITCGNGLQTYQQTYEPQETQETYTAYPEIPPQAPSPYAPPRRKRTGAAFGAILIAAILIIAAVVIFLPDIPFGNGVPTLINPADGATVDSHYPTFTWTAVSKAQGYEIAILEEGDILVIGGELLSNSFDSISYIEDGIYEWSVRAKVGDSWSDWSETCVFFVGTSTLNRHYEWQFEGRSWTWDMMIPASQYYYYKDQVRTYDYASYMTEDNDYIESLAQELKDCADNEGWSSFQLVSFTLAFVQSLEYTSDSVTTGYDEYPRYPIETLVDEGGDCEDTSVLFATLIQADPINTDAVLLILPANNPEHMAAGVAGGNGIQGAYYEYDGRNYYYCETTGEGWMVGDIPDDYQYVTVQIIQV, encoded by the coding sequence ATGAGGTATTGTCCATCATGCGGTTCCGCAAACGAGGATTGGGCTATTTTCTGCATCACCTGCGGGAACGGCCTGCAGACATACCAACAAACTTACGAACCTCAGGAGACCCAGGAAACATATACCGCCTACCCAGAAATACCTCCTCAAGCACCTTCACCATACGCACCTCCGAGAAGAAAGAGGACAGGAGCTGCTTTCGGGGCGATCCTCATTGCTGCAATATTGATCATCGCCGCTGTGGTGATATTCCTTCCAGATATTCCATTTGGAAATGGAGTTCCCACTCTGATCAACCCAGCCGATGGGGCGACGGTTGACAGCCACTACCCAACCTTCACCTGGACAGCGGTCTCAAAGGCCCAGGGGTACGAGATCGCCATTTTGGAGGAAGGTGACATCCTAGTTATTGGCGGGGAGTTGCTATCCAACAGCTTCGATTCCATCTCATACATCGAGGATGGGATCTATGAATGGTCGGTCCGGGCAAAGGTTGGTGATAGCTGGTCGGACTGGTCCGAGACATGTGTATTCTTCGTGGGCACCTCTACCCTGAATAGACACTACGAGTGGCAATTTGAAGGGCGCTCCTGGACATGGGACATGATGATACCGGCCAGTCAATATTACTACTATAAGGACCAAGTTCGAACCTATGACTACGCGTCGTACATGACCGAGGACAATGATTACATCGAATCTCTTGCCCAGGAATTGAAGGACTGCGCGGACAACGAGGGGTGGTCCTCATTTCAGCTGGTGAGCTTCACCCTTGCCTTCGTTCAGAGCCTGGAGTACACCTCTGACAGCGTAACCACTGGATATGATGAATATCCAAGGTATCCCATCGAAACCCTTGTGGACGAAGGGGGAGACTGCGAAGACACCAGCGTGCTTTTCGCAACGCTCATCCAGGCCGATCCCATTAACACAGATGCCGTGCTGTTGATATTGCCGGCGAATAATCCAGAGCATATGGCTGCGGGCGTTGCGGGGGGAAATGGCATTCAGGGCGCCTACTACGAGTACGACGGACGAAACTATTATTACTGTGAGACCACTGGAGAAGGATGGATGGTTGGAGACATCCCGGATGACTATCAGTATGTGACCGTGCAGATCATTCAGGTTTGA